One genomic segment of Primulina huaijiensis isolate GDHJ02 unplaced genomic scaffold, ASM1229523v2 scaffold32015, whole genome shotgun sequence includes these proteins:
- the LOC140967982 gene encoding disease resistance protein RPM1-like — MARSMIDNIPRAIEFTASTHLWRFPQLRIPLHKRSESPNIFTHVKESNLQVANCLEANVEIVKGLGELSQLRRIELTNLKAEKGKDLCASIEKMKRLHRLLLMTSDENEYLQVEQLSSVPLVLRNLTLVGRLNSQHRSSVVPITPNVLHLHLHWSQLTNDPIPYISNLPVLESVTLINANSHDKKQLNFNEGFSRL; from the exons ATGGCCCGATCGATGATCGATAACATACCAAGAGCCATAG AATTTACGGCATCTACTCATCTATGGAGGTTCCCCCAGTTAAGAATTCCTTTACATAAGAGGAGTGAGAGTCCCAATATCTTTACTCATGTTAAAGAATCGAACTTGCAAGTTGCGAATTGCCTTGAAGCAAATGTGGAAATAGTGAAGGGACTCGGGGAACTGTCTCAACTCAGAAGAATTGagctgactaatttgaaagcGGAAAAGGGGAAAGATTTGTGTGCCTCAATCGAGAAGATGAAGCGTCTTCACCGCCTCCTTTTGATGAcaagtgatgaaaatgaataCCTCCAAGTGGAACAGTTATCATCCGTCCCTTTGGTTCTTCGGAATCTCACTTTGGTAGGGAGACTCAACAGTCAACACCGTTCCTCAGTGGTTCCAATCACTCCGAATGTGCTGCATTTACACTTACACTGGAGCCAACTGACAAATGATCCCATTCCGTATATCAGTAATCTGCCTGTCTTGGAGAGCGTGACTTTGATTAACGCAAATAGCCATGACAAGAAGCAGCTGAATTTCAACGAAGGGTTCTCAAGACTTTAG
- the LOC140967981 gene encoding agamous-like MADS-box protein AGL61, whose amino-acid sequence MSTENNVVVKDSENPRKRKDRRVGIQLIEDRVGLNTTFTKRRLGLFKKIMTFCEKFDAQVGIIAFSTSGNLYLHGDPEFDPLLKRYLADPSSSVAMEGAVTLFDGSRIPENPALTDVENRIDETLGKGRPAWDMILEDLEFNQLEEIEKAVKLRKTKIAARDD is encoded by the coding sequence ATGAGCACAGAAAATAATGTAGTAGTGAAAGACAGCGAAAACCCAAGGAAACGAAAAGATAGAAGGGTGGGGATCCAGCTGATCGAGGACAGAGTTGGACTGAACACAACCTTCACAAAACGGCGGCTAGGCCTCTTCAAGAAGATTATGACCTTCTGCGAGAAATTCGACGCCCAGGTAGGGATCATTGCTTTCTCCACGTCCGGAAACCTCTACCTCCATGGTGATCCTGAATTCGATCCGCTTTTGAAGCGCTACCTTGCCGATCCTTCTTCTTCTGTGGCCATGGAGGGTGCGGTAACCCTGTTTGATGGATCGAGGATCCCCGAGAATCCCGCGCTGACAGATGTGGAGAACAGAATCGACGAGACGTTGGGGAAGGGGAGACCCGCATGGGATATGATTCTGGAGGACCTAGAGTTTAATCAACTTGAAGAAATTGAAAAGGCTGTCAAACTTAGGAAAACCAAGATTGCGGCGCGTGATGACTAG